DNA sequence from the Sulfurimonas sp. HSL3-1 genome:
TTAGTATACCGATCAGATATGATAATTCGGTGCTTCCGCCGTAATCTGGACGTCATGGACGTGGGACTCTTTGAGGCCCGCGCTCGTAATTTCGACGAACTCCGCGTTCTGCCAGAAGGCTTCGATGCTCTCGGAACCGCAGTAACCCATGGAGGAGCGAAGGCCGCCCATCATCTGGTGGACGATGCCCGCAATCGGTCCGCGGTACGGTACGCGACCCTCGATCCCTTCCGGGACGAGCTTGTCCGCCGCCGTGCCTTCCTGGAAGTAACGGTCCGTACTTCCCTTGGTCATCGCCCCGATGGAGCCCATGCCGCGGTAGGACTTGTACTGGCGTCCCTGGTAGTTGATCAGGTCACCCGGAGACTCCTTGGTCCCTGCCAGCAGCGAACCGGCCATGACACAGCTCGCACCGACGGCAAGCGCCTTGGCAATGTCGCCGGAGTACTTGATCCCGCCGTCGGCGACGATCGGCACGCCGACGCGGCGGCCCGCTTCGGCACACTCGTCGATCGCGGAGATCTGCGGCACGCCGACGCCGGCGACGATACGCGTCGTACAGATCGATCCCGGTCCGATACCGACTTTGACGGCGTCCGCACCGGCTTCGGCCAGCGCTTCGACCGCCTCGGCTGTCGCGACGTTCCCGGCGATGATGTCAATGTTCATCTGCGCCTTGATCGCCTTGACGGTGTCGATGATCCCCTTGGAGTGACCGTGTGCGGAGTCTAGGACGAGGACGTCGACGCCTGCGTCGACGAGTGCCTGCGCACGGTCAAGCTGACCGACGCCGATCGCCGCACCGACGCGCAGACGGCCGAACCCGTCTTTGAGCGCGGAGGGATACTCGATACGCTTCTTGATATCCTTGATCGTGATCAGCCCCTGGAGGTGCCCCTCGTCGTCGATGATCGGCAGTTTCTCGATCTTGTTCTTGTGCATGATCTGCTCCGCTTCGTCAAGGGAGATATCCTTGTTCGCAACGATCAGCGGCATCTTCGTCATAACGGCGTCGGCACGCTTGCTCAGGTCCTTTTCAAAGCGCATGTCGCGGTTGGTCAGGATCCCCAGCAATTTGTTGTAGAGGTCGACGACCGGGACACCGGAGATGCGGTACTCCTGCATCAGCGCCTCGGCATCGGCCAGGGTCGCGTCCGGGTAGACGTAGATCGGGTCAATGATGATCCCCGACTCGCTCTTTTTGACCTTTTTGACCTGTTTGACCTGGTTTTCGATATCCATGTTCTTG
Encoded proteins:
- the guaB gene encoding IMP dehydrogenase, with the translated sequence MKIRKRALTFEDVLLVPRYSEVLPREVSLETKLTKNITMNIPMVSAAMDTVTEYRAAIAMARLGGIGIIHKNMDIENQVKQVKKVKKSESGIIIDPIYVYPDATLADAEALMQEYRISGVPVVDLYNKLLGILTNRDMRFEKDLSKRADAVMTKMPLIVANKDISLDEAEQIMHKNKIEKLPIIDDEGHLQGLITIKDIKKRIEYPSALKDGFGRLRVGAAIGVGQLDRAQALVDAGVDVLVLDSAHGHSKGIIDTVKAIKAQMNIDIIAGNVATAEAVEALAEAGADAVKVGIGPGSICTTRIVAGVGVPQISAIDECAEAGRRVGVPIVADGGIKYSGDIAKALAVGASCVMAGSLLAGTKESPGDLINYQGRQYKSYRGMGSIGAMTKGSTDRYFQEGTAADKLVPEGIEGRVPYRGPIAGIVHQMMGGLRSSMGYCGSESIEAFWQNAEFVEITSAGLKESHVHDVQITAEAPNYHI